One Chromobacterium paludis genomic window carries:
- a CDS encoding WbuC family cupin fold metalloprotein: MKLLTQSDLADLSAKAAAAPRLRAHHNLHEQLEDDIQRLAIAMEPDTYVRPHRHPGSPELLIVLSGALDWIAFEDDGLTVAARHRLGEGGARVFEMPAHTWHSVVSLQPGTVVFEVKRGPYQPIPQADLAAWAPAEGDTRVADMLAFLRRCQAGERFA; the protein is encoded by the coding sequence ATGAAGCTCCTGACCCAATCGGATCTCGCCGACCTGTCCGCCAAAGCCGCCGCCGCGCCGCGCCTGCGCGCCCACCACAATCTGCACGAACAGCTGGAAGACGATATCCAGCGCCTGGCCATCGCCATGGAGCCGGACACCTATGTCCGTCCGCACCGCCATCCGGGCAGCCCGGAACTGCTGATCGTGCTGAGCGGCGCGCTGGACTGGATAGCGTTCGAAGACGACGGCCTCACCGTCGCCGCGCGCCATCGCCTGGGCGAAGGCGGCGCCCGCGTGTTCGAAATGCCGGCCCATACCTGGCATTCGGTAGTGTCGCTGCAGCCGGGCACCGTGGTGTTCGAAGTCAAGCGCGGCCCTTACCAGCCCATCCCGCAGGCCGACCTGGCCGCCTGGGCCCCGGCCGAGGGCGACACCCGCGTCGCCGACATGCTGGCCTTCCTGCGCCGCTGCCAGGCCGGCGAGCGCTTCGCGTAA